A section of the candidate division WOR-3 bacterium genome encodes:
- a CDS encoding calcium/sodium antiporter, which translates to MALTIILLFMGVVLLTGGAEFLVRGSSGLARRLGVSPLVIGLTIVSFGTSSPELIVGIRSAISGYAGLAVGNVIGSNIANIALILGIASLINPLKVNLVAVKKDSPFLVIMSLLCFLFLLDRELLRAEAIILFFFCALYMVFTGLIAVREKDTDSGYEKICKTSWFLLIIMLLGGLAALLIGANLIIRGGIELALFFGVSEEVIGISIVAVGTSLPELASSVVAAIRKEADLAIGNILGACILNIGFVLGISGLISQFSVPLLKIDDILIMFLVGLLLFPFLRSNYTLSRREGFIFIVIYAVYIFFLWL; encoded by the coding sequence TATTTATGGGGGTAGTTCTTCTCACGGGAGGTGCGGAGTTTCTGGTCAGGGGAAGCTCTGGTCTGGCAAGGCGGTTAGGAGTATCCCCTCTCGTCATAGGCCTGACGATTGTCTCTTTCGGGACGAGCAGTCCGGAACTTATCGTCGGAATAAGATCGGCAATTTCAGGATATGCCGGTCTGGCTGTCGGAAACGTAATAGGTTCAAACATAGCCAATATAGCGCTAATTCTCGGTATAGCGTCTCTTATAAATCCGCTTAAAGTAAACCTCGTAGCCGTGAAAAAAGATTCTCCGTTTCTAGTCATCATGTCTTTGCTATGTTTTTTGTTTCTCTTGGATCGGGAGCTTTTAAGAGCCGAAGCTATAATACTCTTTTTTTTCTGCGCTCTATACATGGTTTTCACCGGCTTAATCGCAGTGCGTGAAAAAGATACAGACAGTGGTTATGAAAAAATCTGTAAAACCTCCTGGTTTTTACTAATAATTATGTTACTCGGAGGTTTGGCGGCTCTTTTAATAGGAGCGAATCTGATTATTAGAGGCGGTATCGAACTCGCTCTTTTTTTCGGCGTAAGCGAGGAGGTAATCGGAATTTCAATTGTAGCTGTCGGAACGAGTCTGCCTGAACTCGCCTCCTCTGTCGTCGCGGCGATAAGGAAAGAGGCAGACCTTGCCATTGGCAACATTTTAGGGGCGTGTATATTGAACATTGGGTTCGTCCTGGGGATTTCAGGACTCATTTCCCAGTTTTCAGTCCCGCTTTTGAAGATAGACGATATTTTGATCATGTTCCTGGTCGGGTTGCTCCTTTTCCCGTTCCTGAGATCCAATTACACTCTCTCCCGGAGGGAAGGTTTTATTTTTATAGTGATATATGCGGTTTACATTTTCTTTTTGTGGCTGTGA
- a CDS encoding nucleotidyltransferase domain-containing protein — MEELKDKEKTGSPTPFWELNKLLEELVTGITSVLKDNFFGAYLQGSFAVGDFDRDSDVDFIIVSKREIDYETVDQLQVIHAYIFDKNENYWSQHLEGTYFPLKAISEYPERGDEFPYLDNGSRKLCMTSHCNTLVVRWILREKAKIIRGIQPMEFIKYFPDKMLRTEIFHAICEWGKDIMGNPDKFRNRFYQGFIVLSFCRMFHDLITATINSKKTCADWAKINLDPVWKDLINRTWATRHVPEKSVNEPPDEDDFARTLIFVDHVIELSNKWMSESTP; from the coding sequence ATGGAAGAATTGAAAGATAAAGAAAAAACGGGTTCACCTACACCATTCTGGGAGCTAAACAAACTCCTCGAAGAGCTGGTCACGGGGATAACTTCCGTACTGAAGGATAATTTTTTCGGTGCCTACCTTCAAGGTTCATTCGCCGTCGGGGATTTTGACCGGGACAGCGATGTCGACTTCATAATAGTCTCCAAAAGGGAAATTGACTACGAAACTGTGGATCAGCTCCAAGTAATACACGCATATATTTTCGACAAAAATGAGAACTACTGGTCGCAACATCTTGAAGGGACATATTTTCCACTCAAAGCGATAAGCGAATATCCTGAGAGAGGAGATGAATTCCCATATCTTGACAACGGAAGCCGTAAACTTTGCATGACAAGTCACTGCAACACGCTTGTTGTTAGGTGGATTTTAAGGGAAAAAGCCAAAATAATCCGCGGAATCCAACCCATGGAATTCATCAAATACTTTCCCGATAAAATGCTGAGAACAGAAATTTTTCATGCCATCTGCGAATGGGGTAAAGATATCATGGGGAATCCCGACAAATTCAGAAATAGGTTTTATCAAGGGTTTATCGTCCTGAGTTTCTGCCGGATGTTCCACGATTTAATCACCGCGACAATCAATTCAAAGAAAACCTGCGCGGATTGGGCGAAAATAAATCTCGATCCGGTATGGAAAGACCTCATCAACAGAACCTGGGCGACCCGGCATGTCCCTGAAAAATCGGTCAATGAACCGCCGGATGAAGATGATTTTGCCAGAACACTGATATTTGTCGACCACGTGATTGAGTTGAGTAATAAATGGATGTCTGAAAGCACACCGTAA